A single Limanda limanda chromosome 19, fLimLim1.1, whole genome shotgun sequence DNA region contains:
- the LOC133026110 gene encoding tripartite motif-containing protein 16-like, with product MAQQENQLDRERFCCSICLDLLKDPVTTVCGHSYCKSCINTHWNTGEERGSYSCPQCRQTFTPRPVLGKNTMLADLVEELKKTGLQAAPADRCYAGPEDVACDVCTGRKLKALKSCLVCLASYCEKHLQPHLQSAPFKKHKLVEPSEKLQENICSRHDEVMKIFCRTDQQCICYLCSMEEHKDHDTVSAAAERTERQRELGLRRQTIQQRVQDTEKDVKLLQQEEEALNGSADKAVEDSEKIFTELIRLLEKRSSDVKQQIRSQQETEVSRVRELQERLEQEITELKRKDHELKQLSDTEDHNQFLHNYPSLSPLSESTHSSNIRTRPLRDFEDVTAAVSQVGGRLQDILSETGTKILQIVSKVDVLLRQPEPETRADFLRYSQEITLDPNTAFRYLLLSEGNRKVTWMSKQQSYSDHPDRFTSYYQVLSRESLTGRCYWEVEVEVGGGAVYVAVTYKNISRAGDSHECLFGFNDKSWSLVCNRNSYNFYYNSIKTPVSGPWSSRVGVYLDHSAGVLSFYRVSDTMTLLHRVQTTFTQPLCAGVRLCYPGDTAEFCKLK from the coding sequence atggcgcagcaagaaaatcaactggacagagaaagattctgctgttcgatctgtctggatctactgaaggatccggtgactactgtctgtggacacagctactgtaagagctgtattaacacccactggaacacaggtgaggagagaggaagctacagctgtcctcagtgtagacagaccttcacaccgaggcctgtcctggggaaaaacaccatgttagctgatttagttgaggagctgaagaagactggactccaagctgctcctgctgatcgctgctatgctggacctgaagatgtggcctgtgatgtctgcactgggagaaaactgaaagctctcaagtcctgtttggtttgtttggcctcttattgtgaaaaacacctccagcctcatcttcagtcagctccatttaagaagcacaagctggtggagccctcggagaagctccaggagaacatctgctctcgtcacgacgaggtgatgaagatattctgccgcactgatcagcagtgtatctgttatctctgctctatggaggaacataaagaccacgacacagtgtcagctgcagcagaaaggaccgagaggcagagagagctcgggctgaggagacaaacaatccagcagagagtccaggacacagagaaagacgtgaagctgcttcaacaggaggaggaggccctcaatggctctgctgataaagcagtggaggacagtgagaagatcttcactgagctgatccgtctgctggagaaaagaagctctgatgtgaagcagcagatcagatcccagcaggaaactgaagtgagtcgagtcagagagcttcaggagagactggagcaggagatcactgagctgaagaggaaagaccatgaactgaagcagctctcagacacagaggaccacAACCAGTTTCtccacaactacccctcactgtcaccactcagtgaatctacacactcatccaacATCAGGAcccgtcctctgagggactttgaggacgtgacagcagctgtgtcacaggtcggaggtcgactacaggacattctgagtgagacagggacaaagattttacagattgtgtctaaagtggatgttttactgcgacaaccagagccagagaccagagctgacttcttaagatattcacaggaaatcacactggatccaaacacagcattcagatatctgttattatctgagggaaacagaaaagtaacatggatGAGTAAAcaacagtcttattctgatcacccagacagattcactagTTAttatcaggtcctgagtagagagagtctgactggacgttgttactgggaggtggaggtggaggtggggggaggTGCAGTttatgtagcagtcacatacaagaatatcagcagagcaggagactcacatgaatgtttatttggattcaatgataaatcgtGGTCGTTAGTTTGTAATAGAAACAGTTataacttttattacaacagcatcaagactccagtgtcaggtccttggtcctccagagtaggagtgtaccttgatcacagtgcaggtgttctgtccttctacagagtctctgacaccatgactctcctccacagagtccagaccacattcactcagcctctctgtgcTGGAGTTAGGCTTTGTTATcctggagacacagctgagttctgtaaactcaaatag